The Pantoea phytobeneficialis genome has a segment encoding these proteins:
- the fdhD gene encoding formate dehydrogenase accessory sulfurtransferase FdhD, whose product MTQKDQANVSEISGARQAQVWQRRDITHAEPDWLAQEVPVALVYNGISHVVMMATPNDLEAFALGFSLSEGIIDTPQDIFGLDVVPGCNGIEVQIELSSRRFMALKEQRRAMAGRTGCGVCGVEQLDQIGKPITPLPFTQTFALEHLDAGLARLRDFQPVGELTGCTHAAAWMSPQGELRGGCEDVGRHVALDKLLGYRSKADWQQGAVLVSSRASYEMVQKSAMCGVEILFAVSAATQLAVEVAQRSNLTLVGFSKPGRATIYTHPQRLR is encoded by the coding sequence GTGACACAGAAAGATCAGGCTAATGTGAGTGAGATCTCAGGCGCGCGTCAGGCGCAGGTGTGGCAGCGGCGTGATATCACTCACGCGGAGCCTGACTGGCTGGCGCAGGAAGTTCCGGTGGCGTTGGTCTACAACGGCATTTCCCATGTGGTGATGATGGCGACGCCCAATGACCTGGAGGCGTTTGCCCTTGGCTTTTCGCTCTCTGAAGGCATCATCGACACACCACAGGATATTTTTGGTCTTGATGTGGTGCCCGGCTGCAACGGCATTGAAGTGCAAATCGAACTCTCCAGCCGTCGCTTTATGGCACTGAAGGAACAACGCCGGGCGATGGCAGGCCGTACCGGCTGTGGCGTATGTGGTGTGGAGCAGCTGGATCAGATAGGCAAACCGATTACACCGCTGCCTTTTACCCAAACCTTTGCCCTTGAGCATCTCGATGCCGGATTAGCGCGTCTGCGCGACTTCCAGCCGGTGGGTGAATTGACCGGCTGCACTCACGCTGCTGCCTGGATGTCGCCGCAAGGTGAGCTGCGCGGCGGCTGTGAAGATGTGGGGCGTCATGTGGCGCTGGATAAGCTGCTCGGTTATCGCAGCAAGGCCGACTGGCAGCAGGGCGCGGTGCTGGTTTCCAGTCGCGCCAGTTATGAGATGGTGCAGAAGTCGGCGATGTGCGGCGTTGAAATTCTGTTCGCGGTGTCGGCGGCAACGCAGTTGGCGGTGGAGGTGGCGCAACGTAGCAACCTGACGCTGGTCGGTTTCAGTAAACCGGGCCGCGCCACCATCTATACCCACCCCCAGCGGTTGCGCTAA
- the fdxH gene encoding formate dehydrogenase subunit beta, with protein sequence MAYQSQDIIRRSATNGVTPPPQARNHQQEVAKLIDVTTCIGCKACQVACSEWNDIRDEIGHNVGVYDNPADLTAKSWTVMRFSEVEENGKLEWLIRKDGCMHCADPGCLKACPSEGAIIQYANGIVDFQSEQCIGCGYCIAGCPFDVPRLNKEDNRVYKCTLCVDRVTVGQEPACVKTCPTGAIHFGSKVDMQTLAGERVEELKTRGYAHAGLYDPAGVGGTHVMYVLHHANKPQLYHGLPENPSISSAVTFWKGIWKPLAAVGFAATFAAAVFHYVGVGPNRVDEDEEEK encoded by the coding sequence ATGGCTTATCAATCGCAAGACATTATCCGCCGCTCCGCCACCAACGGCGTGACGCCGCCACCGCAGGCGCGCAACCATCAGCAGGAGGTGGCGAAGTTAATCGACGTCACCACCTGTATCGGTTGCAAAGCCTGTCAGGTCGCCTGTTCGGAATGGAACGACATCCGCGACGAGATCGGTCATAACGTCGGGGTGTATGACAACCCGGCGGATTTGACCGCCAAGTCCTGGACGGTGATGCGTTTTTCTGAGGTTGAAGAGAACGGCAAGCTGGAGTGGTTGATCCGCAAAGATGGCTGCATGCACTGCGCCGATCCTGGCTGTCTGAAGGCCTGTCCTTCAGAAGGGGCGATCATTCAGTACGCCAACGGTATTGTTGATTTTCAGTCTGAGCAATGTATCGGCTGCGGTTACTGCATCGCCGGTTGTCCGTTCGACGTGCCGCGCCTCAATAAAGAGGACAACCGCGTGTATAAATGCACGCTGTGCGTCGATCGTGTCACCGTCGGTCAGGAACCGGCCTGCGTGAAAACCTGCCCGACCGGGGCAATTCATTTTGGCAGCAAAGTGGATATGCAGACCCTGGCCGGAGAACGGGTGGAGGAGCTGAAAACACGCGGCTACGCCCATGCCGGGCTGTACGACCCGGCAGGCGTTGGCGGTACGCATGTGATGTATGTGCTGCACCACGCCAACAAACCGCAGCTTTACCACGGCCTGCCGGAAAACCCGAGCATCAGCTCCGCCGTCACCTTCTGGAAAGGCATCTGGAAACCGCTGGCGGCGGTGGGTTTTGCTGCCACCTTTGCGGCGGCGGTGTTCCACTACGTCGGCGTCGGGCCGAACCGGGTAGATGAGGACGAGGAGGAAAAATGA
- a CDS encoding DeoR/GlpR family DNA-binding transcription regulator: MLQETRLHRIRALLTTHHQVSTERVIKELGISRETARRDIIELEAQGVARRVHGGLVAVDSQPEAPLRVRRSAQAKEKRAIAVAAAQHLQPGQTLFLDSGTTTTLLAEELRTMSGLTIITNSLQAALALSASEEHEPLNNQVILLGGMMSAGAQQTRGEITVGEIYRYRADVALLSPVGIEAKHGATSFHPHEAAIARAMVQQASRTILLADHSKLGVVSRTQYAPIAGIDLLICDAGQAKPGALSALQQALAQVQVV, translated from the coding sequence ATGTTGCAGGAAACCCGTTTACATCGCATTCGCGCGCTGCTGACGACACATCATCAGGTCAGTACCGAACGCGTCATCAAAGAGCTGGGCATTTCGCGGGAAACGGCGCGGCGAGATATTATCGAGCTGGAAGCGCAGGGTGTGGCACGGCGTGTCCACGGTGGTTTAGTCGCGGTCGACAGCCAGCCGGAAGCGCCGCTACGCGTACGTCGCAGCGCACAGGCGAAGGAGAAACGCGCCATTGCCGTGGCTGCGGCACAACATCTGCAACCCGGCCAGACGTTATTCCTCGATTCTGGCACCACCACCACCCTGCTGGCCGAAGAACTGCGCACCATGTCCGGGCTGACTATCATCACCAACAGCCTGCAAGCCGCGCTGGCGCTCAGCGCATCGGAAGAACATGAGCCGCTGAATAATCAGGTGATTTTGCTGGGCGGCATGATGTCTGCCGGGGCACAACAGACGCGCGGGGAAATAACGGTGGGCGAGATTTATCGCTATCGGGCCGATGTGGCGCTGTTGTCACCGGTGGGCATTGAGGCCAAACACGGAGCCACCAGCTTTCACCCGCATGAAGCCGCGATTGCGCGCGCCATGGTGCAGCAGGCCAGCCGCACCATCCTGCTGGCGGATCACAGCAAACTGGGCGTGGTGAGCCGTACCCAATACGCCCCGATTGCCGGAATTGATCTGCTGATTTGCGATGCGGGTCAGGCGAAACCCGGTGCGCTCAGCGCGCTGCAACAGGCGCTGGCGCAGGTTCAGGTGGTTTAG
- the fdhE gene encoding formate dehydrogenase accessory protein FdhE, protein MSIRIIPQDQLEKSDKKTADNIPPLLFPRLKNLYSRRAARLRELAAKNPLGDYLRFAALIAQAQEIVLYDHPLQLDLRARLAQSAEQGIPPLDIHTYPRDPHWQRLLHSLIAELKPEMSGQALAVLENLEKASATELETLATALLEGNFAQVSNDKSPFIWAALSIYWAQMAALIPGKARAEYGEHRQFCPVCASVPVASVVHMDVGQQGLRYLHCNLCESEWYVVRSKCSNCEQTRDLHYWSLDSEMAAIKAESCGDCGTYLKMLYQEKDPAVEPVADDLASLVLDARMEQEGFSRSSLNPFLFPGEG, encoded by the coding sequence ATGAGTATTCGCATTATCCCGCAGGACCAGCTGGAGAAAAGCGATAAGAAAACGGCGGATAACATTCCGCCGTTACTTTTCCCCCGGCTGAAAAACTTGTATAGCCGACGGGCCGCCCGTTTGCGCGAGCTGGCAGCGAAAAATCCGCTCGGTGATTATCTGCGCTTTGCCGCCCTGATCGCCCAGGCACAGGAAATCGTGCTGTATGACCATCCTCTCCAGCTCGATTTGCGTGCCCGCCTGGCGCAAAGTGCCGAACAGGGCATCCCGCCGCTGGATATTCACACTTACCCGCGCGATCCCCACTGGCAACGGCTACTGCATTCGCTGATCGCCGAACTGAAGCCAGAGATGAGCGGTCAGGCGCTGGCGGTGCTGGAGAATCTGGAGAAAGCCTCGGCGACTGAACTGGAGACGCTGGCGACTGCACTGCTCGAAGGTAACTTCGCCCAGGTCAGCAACGATAAATCACCGTTTATCTGGGCGGCATTATCGATCTACTGGGCGCAGATGGCGGCATTAATTCCGGGTAAAGCCCGTGCTGAATATGGCGAGCATCGTCAGTTCTGTCCGGTGTGCGCCAGCGTGCCGGTCGCCAGCGTGGTACATATGGATGTCGGTCAGCAGGGATTGCGTTATCTGCATTGCAATCTGTGCGAAAGTGAATGGTATGTGGTACGCAGCAAATGTTCTAATTGCGAGCAGACGCGTGACCTGCATTACTGGTCGCTGGACAGCGAGATGGCGGCGATAAAAGCCGAAAGCTGTGGCGATTGCGGCACCTACCTGAAGATGCTGTACCAGGAGAAAGATCCGGCGGTGGAGCCAGTGGCAGACGACCTGGCTTCACTGGTGCTGGATGCGCGGATGGAGCAGGAAGGGTTTTCCCGTAGTAGCCTGAACCCGTTTTTGTTTCCAGGCGAAGGGTAA
- the fdoI gene encoding formate dehydrogenase cytochrome b556 subunit, with translation MKKRDRLVRYSAPERINHWIVALCFVFAALSGLGFFFPSFNWLMHVLGTPQLARILHPFVGVVMFAAFLIMFLRYWRQNLINREDIIWAKNIHKIVRNEEVGDTGKYNFGQKCVFWAAIISLVMLLVSGIVIWRPYFAGAFSIPLIRAALVVHSVSAVALIIVIMVHIYAALWVKGTITAMVEGWVPAAWAKKHHPRWYREQRQRQTQQEKRP, from the coding sequence ATGAAAAAGCGCGATCGCCTGGTACGCTACAGCGCGCCGGAACGCATCAATCACTGGATTGTGGCGTTGTGCTTTGTCTTCGCTGCGCTCAGCGGTTTAGGTTTCTTTTTTCCGTCGTTTAACTGGCTAATGCATGTTTTGGGTACGCCGCAGCTGGCGCGTATTCTGCATCCTTTTGTTGGCGTGGTGATGTTTGCTGCCTTTTTAATCATGTTCTTACGTTACTGGCGGCAGAATTTGATTAACCGTGAGGACATCATATGGGCGAAAAACATCCACAAAATCGTGCGCAATGAGGAGGTCGGTGATACCGGCAAATACAACTTCGGGCAGAAGTGTGTGTTCTGGGCTGCTATCATCAGCTTAGTCATGCTGCTGGTGAGTGGAATTGTGATTTGGCGGCCATACTTCGCCGGTGCCTTCTCCATTCCGCTAATTCGCGCCGCACTGGTGGTGCATTCGGTCTCAGCCGTGGCGCTGATTATCGTGATTATGGTGCATATCTACGCTGCCTTGTGGGTTAAGGGCACCATTACCGCGATGGTTGAAGGTTGGGTCCCTGCCGCGTGGGCGAAGAAACATCACCCACGCTGGTATCGCGAGCAGCGCCAACGCCAAACACAACAGGAAAAACGCCCCTGA
- the selA gene encoding L-seryl-tRNA(Sec) selenium transferase, with protein sequence MKNLFSQLPAIDSLLRDPALQPLIDDAGTAFATRQLRAMQQEAREYIQQHQGLPAWHANWPDEALRRSEQQRQSALRPVFNLTGTVLHTNLGRACLSDAAIAAVTASLRQPVTLEYALDDAARGHRDRAVAALLCELTGAEDACIVNNNAAAVLLMLATLAPGREVVVSRGELVEIGGAFRIPDVMRQAGCQLVEVGTTNRTHLKDYRAAITDDSGLLMKVHTSNYQIQGFTHAVSEAELVALGEEHQLPVITDLGSGSLIDMTAYGLPAEPMPQQLIAAGVSLVSFSGDKLLGGPQAGIIIGKKALIARLQQHPLKRALRVDKMTLAALEATLQLYRHPENLAVALPTLHLLTRPAAEIRQLAERLLPALENAFGEDFSLTIAPCSSQIGSGSLPVERLPSVAITFSPRDGQGGTLHALAQRWRALPQPVIGRLQEGKLWLDLRCLTDETAFLRNLLP encoded by the coding sequence ATGAAAAATCTGTTTAGTCAGCTGCCTGCCATTGATAGCCTGCTGCGCGACCCCGCGTTGCAGCCATTAATTGATGATGCAGGCACCGCCTTTGCCACCCGACAGCTCCGCGCGATGCAGCAAGAAGCACGCGAGTATATCCAGCAACATCAGGGACTTCCCGCCTGGCACGCTAACTGGCCGGATGAAGCGCTGCGCCGCAGTGAGCAACAACGCCAAAGCGCGTTGCGCCCGGTGTTTAATCTGACCGGCACGGTGCTGCACACCAATTTAGGCCGCGCCTGTTTAAGCGATGCGGCAATCGCGGCTGTCACCGCCAGTCTGCGCCAGCCGGTGACGCTGGAATATGCGCTGGATGATGCCGCGCGCGGTCATCGCGATCGCGCGGTTGCCGCCCTGCTGTGCGAACTTACCGGCGCGGAAGACGCCTGTATCGTCAACAACAACGCGGCGGCGGTTTTACTGATGCTGGCGACCCTGGCACCAGGGCGTGAAGTGGTGGTTTCCCGTGGTGAGCTGGTGGAGATTGGCGGTGCGTTCCGTATTCCTGACGTGATGCGCCAGGCCGGATGCCAGCTGGTGGAGGTCGGCACCACCAATCGCACCCATTTAAAAGATTATCGAGCCGCTATCACCGACGATAGCGGCTTGTTGATGAAAGTTCACACCAGCAACTATCAGATTCAGGGCTTCACACATGCGGTGTCCGAGGCTGAACTGGTGGCGCTGGGAGAAGAACACCAGTTGCCGGTCATCACCGATCTCGGCAGCGGTTCGCTCATCGACATGACCGCATACGGTCTGCCCGCTGAACCCATGCCGCAACAGTTGATAGCGGCGGGCGTCAGCCTGGTCAGCTTTTCCGGCGACAAACTGCTGGGTGGCCCGCAGGCGGGGATCATCATCGGCAAAAAAGCGTTGATCGCCCGACTGCAACAACATCCACTGAAACGTGCGCTGCGCGTCGATAAAATGACGCTGGCGGCGCTGGAAGCGACACTGCAACTCTATCGTCACCCGGAGAATCTTGCGGTTGCGCTACCCACGCTGCACCTGCTGACGCGTCCCGCAGCGGAAATCCGGCAACTGGCGGAACGCCTGCTGCCTGCTCTGGAGAATGCGTTTGGTGAGGATTTTTCGCTGACAATCGCCCCTTGTTCGTCACAAATCGGCAGCGGATCGCTACCGGTAGAACGTCTCCCCAGCGTTGCTATTACCTTCAGCCCACGCGACGGTCAGGGCGGCACGCTACACGCCCTGGCACAACGTTGGCGCGCCCTGCCGCAGCCGGTCATTGGCCGTCTCCAGGAAGGCAAGCTGTGGCTCGATTTGCGCTGCCTGACAGATGAAACCGCCTTTCTGCGGAATCTGCTGCCATGA
- the fdnG gene encoding formate dehydrogenase-N subunit alpha, translating to MNVSRRKFFKICAGGMAGTTAALLGFTPEVALAETRQYKLLRARETRNTCTYCSVGCGLLMYSLGDGAKNAKETIFHIEGDPDHPVSRGALCPKGAGLLDFVHSDSRLHYPEYRAPGSDKWQRISWDDAFDRIAKLMKADRDAHFMAQNAAGVTVNRWLTTGMLCASASSNETGYLTQKMTRSLGMLAVDNQARVUHGPTVASLAPTFGRGAMTNHWVDIRNANLIVVMGGNAAEAHPVGFRWAMEAKIFNKAKLIVIDPRFTRTASVADFYTPIRSGSDIAFLSGVLRWLMENDKIQHEYVQAYTNANLIVREDFHFEDGLFSGYDADNRKYDKTSWNYELGEDGFAKRDDSLSHPRCVWNLLKQHVSRYTPEMVERICGTPKADFLHVCELIGETSARDRTTSFLYALGWTQHSIGAQNIRTMAMIQLLLGNMGMAGGGVNALRGHSNIQGLTDLGLLSQSLPGYMTLPSEKQTDLQTYLNANTPKPALPGQVNYWGNYPKFFVSMMKAFFGDKAQAENSWGFDWLPKWDKGYDVLQYFEMMSQGKVNGYLCQGFNPVASFPNKRKVIDSLSKLKFLVTIDPLNTETSTFWQHHGEFNDVDPAQIQTEVFRLPSTCFAEENGSIVNSGRWLQWHWKGQDGPGEARNDGEILAGIYLRLREMYAREGGAAPEPVLNMTWNYLTPENPASEEVAMESNGKALADIMDDKGTLLVKKGQQLSTFAHLKDDGSTSSGCWIFAGSWTPEGNQMARRDNADPSGLGNTLNWSWAWPLNRRILYNRASADPQGNPWDAKRQLLKWDGSKWAGMDIPDYSTAAPGSNVGPFIMQPDGMGRLFALDKMAEGPFPEHYEPFETPIGTNPLHPNVVSNPAARVFKDDLAAMGNAGQFPYVGTTYRLTEHFHFWTKHARLNAIAQPEQFVEIGEVLANKLGIAQGDTVKVSSNRGYIKAKAVVTKRLRPLQVDGKTVDTIGIPIHWGYQGVAKKGFIANTLTPFVGDANTQTPEFKAFLVNVEKV from the coding sequence ATGAACGTCAGCAGAAGAAAATTCTTCAAAATCTGCGCGGGCGGTATGGCGGGGACCACGGCAGCCCTTCTCGGTTTTACCCCCGAGGTGGCGCTGGCGGAAACGCGACAGTACAAGCTGTTGCGCGCCCGCGAAACCCGTAATACCTGCACCTACTGCTCCGTCGGCTGTGGCCTGTTAATGTACAGCCTCGGCGATGGCGCAAAAAACGCTAAAGAAACTATCTTCCACATTGAGGGCGATCCGGATCATCCGGTCAGCCGCGGGGCGTTGTGCCCGAAAGGCGCAGGTCTGCTGGATTTTGTTCACAGCGACAGTCGCCTGCACTACCCGGAATATCGCGCGCCAGGTTCGGATAAATGGCAGCGCATCAGCTGGGACGATGCTTTTGACCGTATCGCGAAGTTGATGAAAGCCGACCGTGATGCCCACTTTATGGCGCAAAACGCCGCCGGTGTCACCGTCAACCGCTGGCTGACCACGGGCATGCTGTGTGCCTCGGCTTCCAGCAATGAAACCGGCTATCTCACCCAGAAAATGACCCGATCGCTCGGTATGCTGGCGGTCGACAACCAGGCACGCGTCTGACACGGACCAACGGTAGCAAGTCTTGCTCCAACATTTGGTCGCGGTGCGATGACCAATCACTGGGTCGACATCCGTAATGCCAACCTGATTGTGGTAATGGGCGGTAATGCGGCTGAAGCGCATCCGGTCGGTTTCCGCTGGGCGATGGAAGCCAAAATCTTCAACAAAGCCAAACTGATTGTCATCGATCCGCGCTTTACGCGCACCGCATCGGTGGCAGATTTCTATACGCCAATTCGCTCCGGCTCCGACATCGCTTTTCTGTCGGGCGTGCTGCGCTGGCTGATGGAAAACGACAAAATTCAGCATGAATATGTGCAGGCGTACACCAACGCCAACCTGATTGTGCGCGAAGATTTTCATTTCGAGGATGGCCTGTTCAGCGGCTATGACGCTGACAACCGTAAATACGACAAAACCAGCTGGAACTACGAGTTGGGCGAGGACGGCTTCGCCAAACGCGACGACAGCCTGAGCCATCCGCGCTGCGTGTGGAACCTGCTGAAGCAGCATGTCAGCCGCTATACGCCGGAGATGGTCGAACGCATTTGCGGCACGCCAAAAGCGGATTTCCTGCACGTCTGCGAACTGATCGGCGAAACCAGCGCGCGCGATCGCACCACCTCGTTCCTGTATGCCCTTGGCTGGACCCAGCACTCCATCGGGGCACAGAACATCCGCACCATGGCGATGATTCAGCTACTGCTTGGCAACATGGGGATGGCAGGTGGCGGCGTTAATGCGCTGCGCGGCCACTCCAATATTCAGGGGCTGACCGATCTTGGCCTGCTGTCACAAAGCCTGCCGGGCTATATGACGCTGCCGTCGGAGAAGCAGACCGATCTGCAAACCTATCTCAACGCCAACACGCCAAAACCGGCGCTGCCCGGCCAGGTCAACTACTGGGGCAACTACCCGAAATTCTTCGTAAGCATGATGAAAGCCTTCTTTGGCGACAAAGCGCAGGCGGAGAATAGCTGGGGCTTTGACTGGCTGCCGAAGTGGGACAAAGGCTACGACGTGTTGCAGTACTTCGAGATGATGTCGCAGGGCAAAGTGAACGGCTACCTGTGCCAGGGCTTCAACCCGGTGGCGTCGTTCCCCAACAAACGCAAAGTGATTGATTCGCTGTCGAAGCTGAAATTCCTCGTCACTATCGACCCGCTCAACACCGAAACCTCGACCTTCTGGCAGCATCACGGCGAGTTTAACGATGTTGATCCGGCACAGATTCAGACCGAGGTATTCCGCCTGCCCTCCACCTGTTTTGCCGAGGAGAATGGCTCAATCGTCAATTCCGGTCGCTGGTTGCAGTGGCACTGGAAAGGTCAGGATGGACCGGGTGAAGCGCGCAACGACGGTGAAATCCTCGCGGGCATCTACCTGCGGCTGCGCGAGATGTATGCGCGCGAAGGCGGTGCCGCGCCGGAACCGGTGCTGAACATGACCTGGAACTACCTGACGCCAGAAAACCCGGCGTCGGAAGAGGTGGCAATGGAGAGCAACGGCAAGGCGCTGGCGGATATCATGGATGACAAAGGCACCCTGCTGGTGAAAAAAGGCCAGCAGCTCAGTACCTTTGCGCATCTTAAAGATGACGGCAGCACCAGCAGCGGCTGCTGGATCTTTGCCGGGAGCTGGACGCCGGAAGGCAACCAGATGGCGCGACGCGATAACGCCGACCCATCCGGTCTTGGCAACACGCTGAACTGGAGCTGGGCGTGGCCGCTCAACCGCCGCATCCTCTACAACCGCGCCTCCGCCGACCCACAAGGCAACCCGTGGGATGCCAAACGTCAGTTGCTGAAATGGGATGGCAGCAAGTGGGCCGGGATGGATATCCCGGACTACAGCACCGCCGCCCCGGGCAGCAACGTCGGGCCGTTTATCATGCAGCCCGATGGCATGGGCCGCCTGTTCGCGCTCGACAAAATGGCGGAAGGCCCGTTCCCGGAACACTATGAACCGTTTGAGACGCCGATTGGCACCAACCCACTGCACCCCAATGTGGTGTCAAATCCGGCGGCACGCGTGTTCAAGGACGATCTGGCGGCGATGGGCAACGCCGGACAGTTCCCGTACGTCGGCACCACCTATCGCCTCACCGAGCATTTCCACTTCTGGACCAAACACGCGCGGCTCAACGCCATCGCGCAACCGGAGCAGTTTGTTGAGATCGGTGAAGTACTGGCGAACAAGCTCGGCATCGCCCAGGGCGACACGGTGAAAGTCAGCTCGAATCGCGGCTATATCAAGGCCAAAGCGGTGGTCACCAAACGTCTGCGTCCGTTGCAGGTAGATGGCAAAACCGTGGATACCATCGGTATCCCGATTCACTGGGGTTATCAGGGCGTGGCGAAAAAAGGCTTTATCGCCAATACCCTGACGCCGTTTGTCGGTGACGCCAACACACAAACGCCGGAGTTTAAGGCGTTTCTGGTTAACGTCGAGAAGGTGTAA
- a CDS encoding glutathione S-transferase — protein sequence MKLIGSYTSPFVRKISVIMLEKGIVFEFVNESPWNADSHVPHYNPLGKVPALVDDNKLTWFDSAIIAEAIELRGEAPQLLPDDRWRALQIRQLEKLADGISDAALLIVREQMRPGDQQSEEVLLRNREKILRGLDALEIAAAQGDLLNSDTLNLADIATGCMIGYINFRRVVPNWCVNRPALIKLAEKLFKRESFARTVPASS from the coding sequence ATGAAACTGATTGGCAGCTACACCAGCCCTTTTGTGCGTAAAATTTCAGTGATCATGCTGGAAAAGGGCATCGTCTTCGAGTTTGTTAACGAATCACCGTGGAACGCTGACAGCCATGTGCCGCATTACAATCCGCTGGGTAAAGTTCCGGCGCTGGTTGATGACAACAAGCTCACCTGGTTTGACTCGGCGATCATCGCCGAAGCCATCGAGCTACGAGGTGAAGCACCTCAGCTTTTGCCTGATGACCGCTGGCGCGCGTTGCAAATCCGCCAACTGGAAAAACTGGCCGACGGCATCAGCGATGCAGCCCTGCTGATTGTACGCGAACAAATGCGCCCCGGAGATCAGCAATCCGAAGAGGTTTTGTTGCGTAACCGGGAAAAAATCCTGCGCGGTCTGGATGCACTGGAAATCGCTGCCGCTCAGGGCGATCTGCTCAACAGCGACACCCTCAATCTGGCGGATATCGCCACCGGTTGCATGATTGGCTACATTAATTTCCGCCGCGTGGTGCCGAACTGGTGCGTCAATCGTCCGGCACTGATCAAACTGGCAGAGAAGCTATTTAAGCGGGAGAGCTTTGCCCGCACTGTCCCGGCCTCCAGTTAA
- a CDS encoding aspartate aminotransferase family protein has protein sequence MATRSTIMDTNSFRAEHADGLDADTRKLTDKRSKVLGESYRLFYRKPVHLVRGEGQYLWDAAGNKYLDVYNNVASIGHCHPAVIEAVNQQMKMLNTHTRYLHERILDYSEELLATTPDAIDRAMYMCTGSEANDLAIRVARAFSGGTGIIVSQEAYHGTSDLTSGASPALGTGQPLAPTTRLVPPPDHYRVNAPDLGEWFANEIQKQIDDMKAHGIKFAGFLADSIFSSDGVLPNPPGFLQKAVDVVHANGGIFIADEVQPGFARTGDAFWGFARHGVVPDVVTTGKPMGNGIPVSGLLAKSDVLAAFSDEIPYFNTFGGNPVAMAAAQAVLKVIKEEGLQEHSRVVGAKLQAELAKLMARHEAIGDVRGAGLFIGFELVSDRSSKTPDKALALDLIEKLRDHHVLTSVAGPYGNVLKLRPPLAFQESDIDWLVGALDKSLTELGR, from the coding sequence ATGGCTACACGTTCCACCATCATGGATACCAACAGTTTTCGTGCTGAGCACGCCGACGGTCTGGACGCCGATACGCGCAAACTGACCGATAAACGCAGCAAAGTGCTGGGCGAGTCGTATCGCCTGTTCTACCGTAAGCCGGTGCATCTGGTGCGCGGTGAAGGGCAGTATCTGTGGGATGCCGCAGGTAACAAATATCTGGACGTGTATAACAACGTGGCGAGTATCGGTCATTGTCATCCGGCGGTGATTGAGGCGGTGAATCAGCAGATGAAGATGCTGAACACCCATACCCGTTATCTGCACGAACGTATTCTGGATTACAGCGAAGAACTGCTGGCGACCACACCGGATGCCATCGACCGTGCGATGTATATGTGTACCGGTTCTGAGGCCAATGACCTGGCGATTCGCGTGGCGCGCGCCTTTAGCGGCGGTACCGGGATTATCGTGTCGCAGGAGGCTTACCACGGCACCAGCGACCTGACGTCCGGCGCTTCTCCGGCATTGGGCACCGGTCAGCCGCTGGCACCGACGACGCGTCTGGTGCCGCCACCGGATCATTACCGCGTTAATGCGCCGGATCTGGGCGAGTGGTTTGCCAATGAAATCCAGAAGCAGATCGATGACATGAAGGCGCACGGTATCAAGTTCGCCGGTTTCCTCGCCGACTCAATTTTCTCCTCTGATGGCGTACTGCCGAACCCGCCGGGCTTCCTGCAAAAAGCGGTGGATGTGGTGCATGCCAACGGCGGTATCTTTATTGCTGACGAAGTGCAGCCGGGCTTTGCTCGTACCGGGGATGCCTTCTGGGGCTTCGCCCGTCATGGGGTGGTACCGGATGTGGTCACCACCGGCAAGCCGATGGGTAACGGAATTCCGGTCTCTGGCCTGCTGGCGAAAAGCGATGTGCTGGCAGCGTTCAGCGACGAGATCCCTTACTTCAACACCTTCGGTGGCAACCCGGTAGCGATGGCGGCCGCGCAGGCGGTGCTCAAGGTGATCAAAGAAGAGGGCTTGCAGGAACACAGCCGCGTGGTGGGGGCGAAATTGCAGGCCGAGCTGGCGAAACTGATGGCAAGGCACGAGGCGATTGGCGATGTGCGTGGTGCGGGTCTGTTTATTGGTTTTGAACTGGTCTCCGATCGCAGCAGCAAAACGCCGGATAAAGCGCTGGCACTGGATTTAATCGAGAAGCTGCGTGATCACCATGTGCTGACGTCGGTGGCTGGCCCGTACGGTAACGTATTGAAATTGCGTCCGCCGTTGGCGTTCCAGGAAAGTGATATCGACTGGCTGGTCGGTGCGCTGGATAAATCGCTGACCGAGTTGGGTCGGTAA